A genomic window from Vanessa cardui chromosome Z, ilVanCard2.1, whole genome shotgun sequence includes:
- the LOC124543108 gene encoding ras-specific guanine nucleotide-releasing factor RalGPS1 isoform X1, whose amino-acid sequence MPRDILSDSLAVLRIVEHEDEENWPLEDKTSCKQNSKKVSNAPINSHNDETYTKDDCACYYNYALGDNAANRQHDPIYQYKTSSLPAASSINQSWDEIVCSALRIAPEDIANQLSLLDLPCFKSIQPEELTTCGWTKLNKLTVAPNVVAFTKRFNRVSFWTVQEILNGQSPKARAETLAHFIKVAKKLYDLNNLHSLFAVISALHSASIYRLTKTWSCLSKKDKQQFDKLAELFGEKDNWTALREYMRSIALPCIPYLGIFLTDLVYIDMAHPVGSGSPHRVAKMTVVLKALERYQTSEYDIQPLPHVANYLNSVRYIEELQKFLEDDQYKLSLKLEPPSPIGSCVGSKESVKEVQVQGSSTPFTLSPSHRLGSGSLRIQGSYSQTKFIPTHRKCRSLGSKFRSASLPRNFHKVNFGVGIFGKSHSEDKDEKTPAGSVNLLDDTLLESPSSVSGAKMSQSLPYSDVLSIINPAECDFQSYVRRKTIIKDGRKISLSSWQRYWLQLSSNILVFYGSKTFKGTARSDFSKERCKVLPLHDGWRAVWLEGEASDAFQLIDHHVGTIYKFKTGCESTAKQWVEKINDVTYKMVKPLPANLMSFE is encoded by the exons ATGCCACGGGATATTTTGAGCGATAGCCTGGCTGTTCTTAGGATTGTAGAG catGAAGATGAAGAAAATTGGCCGCTGGAAGATAAAACATCATGCAAGCAGAATAGTAAGAAAGTCTCAAATGCCCCCATAAACTCTCACAATGACGAAACATACACTAAAGATGACTGTGCTTGTTACTATAACTATGC ACTTGGCGATAATGCTGCCAACCGCCAGCATGAtccaatatatcaatataagaCAAGTAGTCTTCCGGCAGCCTCTTCTATCAATCAGTCCTGGGATGAAATAGTGTGCTCAGCATTGCGGATAGCCCCTGAAGATATTGCTAATCAATTGTCACTTCTTGACTTGCCATGTTTTAAATCAATTCAGCCAGAAGAACTTACCACATGTGGCTGGACGAAACTTAACAAATTGACTGTGGCTCCAAATGTTGTCGCTTTCACAAAAAGATTTAACAGG GTGAGTTTTTGGACAGTACAAGAAATACTCAATGGTCAATCACCAAAGGCTCGAGCAGAGACGCTGGCTCACTTTATAAAGGTGGCAAAGAAGTTATATGACTTGAATAATCTCCATTCACTGTTCGCAGTAATTTCAGCTTTGCATAGTGCTAGTATATACAG ATTGACAAAAACTTGGTCCTGCTTGTCCAAAAAGGATAAGCAACAATTTGACAAGCTGGCAGAATTGTTTGGCGAGAAGGATAACTGGACAGCTCTCCGAGAGTACATGAGGTCTATTGCTCTACCATGCATACCTTACCTTG GTATATTTCTTACCGACTTAGTCTATATAGACATGGCGCATCCCGTGGGATCCGGTTCCCCTCACCGCGTCGCCAAAATGACGGTAGTTTTGAAAGCACTGGAACGCTATCAGACTTCCGAGTACGACATCCAACCACTCCCTCACGTCGCCAATTACCTAAACAGCGTGCGATACATCGAAGAGCTTCAGAAATTTTTGGAAGACGATCAATATAA ATTGTCACTGAAATTGGAGCCGCCGTCCCCGATCGGTAGCTGCGTCGGTTCTAAGGAGTCGGTTAAGGAAGTCCAAGTCCAAGGTTCCTCGACGCCCTTCACTTTGTCGCCATCGCATCGCCTCGGTTCAGGTTCACTGAGAATCCAAGGCTCGTACAGCCAAACTAAATTCATACCAACTCATAGGAAATGTCGTTCGCTCGGTTCTAA GTTTCGAAGCGCGAGCTTACCAAGAAATTTTCACAAGGTCAATTTCGGTGTGGG tatatttggCAAGAGTCACAGTGAAGACAAGGATGAGAAAACGCCGGCCGGTTCAGTGAATCTCTTGGACGACACGCTCTTGGAATCCCCCAGTTCCGTCTCTGGTGCTAAGATGTCACAATCATTACCATACAG TGATGTGCTATCAATAATAAATCCGGCGGAGTGTGATTTCCAAAGCTACGTCAGAAGAAAAACGATAATCAAAGACGGCAGGAAGATATCGTTGTCTTCGTGGCAGCGCTACTGGCTGCAGTTGTCCAGTAACATTCTCGTCTTCTATGGCTCGAAGACTTTTAAGGG GACAGCTAGAAGCGACTTCAGTAAGGAGCGTTGCAAGGTGCTACCGCTGCACGACGGCTGGCGCGCCGTGTGGCTCGAGGGAGAGGCTTCAGACGCTTTCCAGTTGATCGACCACCACGTCGGTACCATCTACAAGTTTAA GACGGGGTGTGAATCAACAGCGAAGCAATGGGTCGAGAAAATTAATGACGTCACGTACAAAATGGTGAAACCACTTCCAGCTAATCTCATGTCGTTCGAATAA
- the LOC124543108 gene encoding ras-specific guanine nucleotide-releasing factor RalGPS1 isoform X2, with protein sequence MPRDILSDSLAVLRIVEHEDEENWPLEDKTSCKQNSKKVSNAPINSHNDETYTKDDCACYYNYALGDNAANRQHDPIYQYKTSSLPAASSINQSWDEIVCSALRIAPEDIANQLSLLDLPCFKSIQPEELTTCGWTKLNKLTVAPNVVAFTKRFNRVSFWTVQEILNGQSPKARAETLAHFIKVAKKLYDLNNLHSLFAVISALHSASIYRLTKTWSCLSKKDKQQFDKLAELFGEKDNWTALREYMRSIALPCIPYLGIFLTDLVYIDMAHPVGSGSPHRVAKMTVVLKALERYQTSEYDIQPLPHVANYLNSVRYIEELQKFLEDDQYKLSLKLEPPSPIGSCVGSKESVKEVQVQGSSTPFTLSPSHRLGSGSLRIQGSYSQTKFIPTHRKCRSLGSNIFGKSHSEDKDEKTPAGSVNLLDDTLLESPSSVSGAKMSQSLPYSDVLSIINPAECDFQSYVRRKTIIKDGRKISLSSWQRYWLQLSSNILVFYGSKTFKGTARSDFSKERCKVLPLHDGWRAVWLEGEASDAFQLIDHHVGTIYKFKTGCESTAKQWVEKINDVTYKMVKPLPANLMSFE encoded by the exons ATGCCACGGGATATTTTGAGCGATAGCCTGGCTGTTCTTAGGATTGTAGAG catGAAGATGAAGAAAATTGGCCGCTGGAAGATAAAACATCATGCAAGCAGAATAGTAAGAAAGTCTCAAATGCCCCCATAAACTCTCACAATGACGAAACATACACTAAAGATGACTGTGCTTGTTACTATAACTATGC ACTTGGCGATAATGCTGCCAACCGCCAGCATGAtccaatatatcaatataagaCAAGTAGTCTTCCGGCAGCCTCTTCTATCAATCAGTCCTGGGATGAAATAGTGTGCTCAGCATTGCGGATAGCCCCTGAAGATATTGCTAATCAATTGTCACTTCTTGACTTGCCATGTTTTAAATCAATTCAGCCAGAAGAACTTACCACATGTGGCTGGACGAAACTTAACAAATTGACTGTGGCTCCAAATGTTGTCGCTTTCACAAAAAGATTTAACAGG GTGAGTTTTTGGACAGTACAAGAAATACTCAATGGTCAATCACCAAAGGCTCGAGCAGAGACGCTGGCTCACTTTATAAAGGTGGCAAAGAAGTTATATGACTTGAATAATCTCCATTCACTGTTCGCAGTAATTTCAGCTTTGCATAGTGCTAGTATATACAG ATTGACAAAAACTTGGTCCTGCTTGTCCAAAAAGGATAAGCAACAATTTGACAAGCTGGCAGAATTGTTTGGCGAGAAGGATAACTGGACAGCTCTCCGAGAGTACATGAGGTCTATTGCTCTACCATGCATACCTTACCTTG GTATATTTCTTACCGACTTAGTCTATATAGACATGGCGCATCCCGTGGGATCCGGTTCCCCTCACCGCGTCGCCAAAATGACGGTAGTTTTGAAAGCACTGGAACGCTATCAGACTTCCGAGTACGACATCCAACCACTCCCTCACGTCGCCAATTACCTAAACAGCGTGCGATACATCGAAGAGCTTCAGAAATTTTTGGAAGACGATCAATATAA ATTGTCACTGAAATTGGAGCCGCCGTCCCCGATCGGTAGCTGCGTCGGTTCTAAGGAGTCGGTTAAGGAAGTCCAAGTCCAAGGTTCCTCGACGCCCTTCACTTTGTCGCCATCGCATCGCCTCGGTTCAGGTTCACTGAGAATCCAAGGCTCGTACAGCCAAACTAAATTCATACCAACTCATAGGAAATGTCGTTCGCTCGGTTCTAA tatatttggCAAGAGTCACAGTGAAGACAAGGATGAGAAAACGCCGGCCGGTTCAGTGAATCTCTTGGACGACACGCTCTTGGAATCCCCCAGTTCCGTCTCTGGTGCTAAGATGTCACAATCATTACCATACAG TGATGTGCTATCAATAATAAATCCGGCGGAGTGTGATTTCCAAAGCTACGTCAGAAGAAAAACGATAATCAAAGACGGCAGGAAGATATCGTTGTCTTCGTGGCAGCGCTACTGGCTGCAGTTGTCCAGTAACATTCTCGTCTTCTATGGCTCGAAGACTTTTAAGGG GACAGCTAGAAGCGACTTCAGTAAGGAGCGTTGCAAGGTGCTACCGCTGCACGACGGCTGGCGCGCCGTGTGGCTCGAGGGAGAGGCTTCAGACGCTTTCCAGTTGATCGACCACCACGTCGGTACCATCTACAAGTTTAA GACGGGGTGTGAATCAACAGCGAAGCAATGGGTCGAGAAAATTAATGACGTCACGTACAAAATGGTGAAACCACTTCCAGCTAATCTCATGTCGTTCGAATAA